One window from the genome of Gavia stellata isolate bGavSte3 chromosome 10, bGavSte3.hap2, whole genome shotgun sequence encodes:
- the LOC104260980 gene encoding LOW QUALITY PROTEIN: ubiquitin-conjugating enzyme E2 D2-like (The sequence of the model RefSeq protein was modified relative to this genomic sequence to represent the inferred CDS: inserted 3 bases in 2 codons), producing the protein NDTPCEGGVFFLTIHFPTDYSFKPPXVAFTTRVCHPNINSNGSSISLDILQSQLSPALTISKVLLSICSLLCYPNLGDPLVPEIARIYKTEXKYSRIALEWTQKYAI; encoded by the exons AATGACACTCCCTGTGAAGGTGGAGTATTTTTCTTGACCATTCACTTCCCAACAGATTATTCCTTCAAACCACC GGTTGCGTTTACAACAAGAGTCTGTCACCCAAATATTAACAGTAATGGCAGCAGCATTTCGCTTGATATTCTGCAGTCACAGCTGTCTCCAGCACTGACTATTTCAAAAGTACTTTTGTCCATCTGTTCTCTGTTGTGCTATCCCAATCTGGGTGATCCTTTAGTGCCTGAGATTGCAAGGATCtacaaaacag gaaagtaCAGCAGAATAGCTTTGGAGTGGACTCAGAAGTATGCCATCTAG